Proteins from one Erpetoichthys calabaricus chromosome 11, fErpCal1.3, whole genome shotgun sequence genomic window:
- the LOC127529713 gene encoding uncharacterized protein LOC127529713 yields the protein MSFTGIKSSKMRHLISDDLTDVRKILSLENMISKSVIGCKTMTKERAHFFTQAEQDLLLEGYEEFHELIRTRGNTAKAAQTRKVGWQKVANKLNASNVNTRRTWEQVKVKYKNILQTANKKKADKQKTGGGPDLTPAEELALQQNAHRPVSEGISGGRSSSQPVAGCSGHFISGKGWSLPIFVLSVCHRYVPYSPLFFVGSVAGNALSLEPASDHQDTDEGQIFDEDTVSDYSSGGEEPVASTHDPFGTKSTSKKGDGEKNVRSLYKRYLKQKITYRKLKMRKIQQDMEFHELRTTKMKLQIQILEKQLAEGP from the exons atgagtttcaccggcattaagtcatccaagatgaggcatctgatctcggatgatttaaccgacgtacggaaaatattgagtctagaaaacatgatcagcaagtctgtGATAGGCTGCAAAacaatgacgaaagaacgggcgcattttttcacacaagcggagcaggaccttctACTCGAAGGATACGAAGAATTTCACGAGTTAAtacgcacaaggggtaacactgcaaaagcagcccaaaccagaaaagtcggctggcaaaaagtggccaacaagtTAAACgc ttCAAAcgtgaacacaaggagaacatgggaacaggttaaagtgaagtacaagaatatacttcaaactg ctaataagaagaaggcagacaagcaaaaaacaggtggaggtccagacctaacccctgcagaagagttggctctccagcaaaatgcccatcgccctgtttctgagggcatttcaGGGGGAAGGTCCTCCTCacaaccagtggcaggatgcagtggtcacttcatttcaggtaaaggatggtcactgCCAATATTTGTCCTCagtgtgtgccataggtatgttccctatagccctcttttttttgttgggtcagttgcagggaatgccCTATCCCTAGAACCTGCATCTGACCACCAAGATactgatgaaggtcaaatatttgatgaagacactgtgtctgattattcatcaggaggagag GAGCCTGTCGCCAGCACTCATGACCCTTTTGGAACAAAGTCCACATCAAAAAAAGGAGATGGTGAG aaaaatgtgaggTCTCTATACAAGAGATATCTTAAACAGAAAATCACATACAGAaaactaaaaatgagaaaaatacagcAGGACATGGAATTTCATGAACTGAGGACAACCAAAATGAAGTTGCAGATACAAATACTAGAAAAACAATTG GCGGAAGGTCcgtaa